A single window of Leishmania panamensis strain MHOM/PA/94/PSC-1 chromosome 35 sequence DNA harbors:
- the TAT gene encoding tyrosine aminotransferase (TriTrypDB/GeneDB-style sysID: LpmP.35.2430) encodes MTTDSPTSPAAQALKVSNSTGSLTEEERRELQQQRIAENASFRRITSSKHAQNTLQPVNDLTNNLKPSSSTKSNLRLSIGDPTVDGNLKAPEIVTKAMMDVVSSGKFNGYPPTSGTNHLRQAISTYWRRFCQTKSRQEELQWENVIVTSGVSQAILLALTALCEVGDNILVGAPAFSHYKSVCDSYGFECRYYTLDPSKNWECDLNEAAGLVDDRTKAFVIINPSNPCGSNFSRAHVNEVIEFCEHRQIPLISDEIYAEMVLNNGIFTSVADFDTNLPRLILGGTAKYQVCPGWRVGWSILVDPMNVAADWNLGMERLAQLICGANSICQEAIARTLLECPASYTADIVSQLEVGAKVYNRLLEHDIGISFDPPQASMFVMLKVDLSYFKDLKSDTEFYEKLLDEENVQVLPGEIFGMSGFIRSTISRPPEVLSEAVDRIIEFCERHKK; translated from the coding sequence ATGACGACCGATTCCCCGACTTCGCCTGCTGCCCAGGCCTTGAAGGTCAGCAACTCCACGGGATCCCTCACTGAAGAGGAGCgccgcgagctgcagcagcagcgcatcgctgAAAACGCGAGCTTTCGCCGTATCACATCATCGAAGCATGCCCAGAATACCCTGCAGCCGGTCAACGATTTGACCAACAACCTGAAGCCCTCGAGCTCCACCAAGTCGAACCTGCGCCTCTCCATTGGCGACCCCACCGTTGATGGCAACCTCAAAGCCCCCGAGATCGTGACGAAGGCGATGATGGATGTGGTGAGCTCTGGTAAGTTCAACGGCTACCCCCCGACGAGCGGCACCAACCACTTGCGCCAGGCGATCTCGACGTActggcgccgcttctgccaAACCAAATCTCGACAGGAGGAGTTGCAGTGGGAGAACGTAATCGTCACATCCGGTGTGTCGCAAGCCATTTTACTCGCCCTCACGGCACTGTGTGAGGTGGGCGACAACATCCTCGTCGGTGCGCCAGCGTTTTCTCACTACAAGAGCGTTTGCGATAGCTACGGCTTCGAGTGCCGCTACTATACTCTGGACCCCTCGAAGAACTGGGAGTGCGACCTCAACGAGGCGGCCGGCTTGGTGGATGACCGCACTAAGGCATTTGTTATCATCAACCCGTCCAATCCATGCGGCAGCAACTTCTCCCGTGCGCACGTAAACGAGGTCATCGAATTTTGCGAGCACCGCCAAATCCCTCTCATCAGTGACGAGATCTACGCTGAGATGGTGCTGAACAACGGCATCTTCACGTCTGTCGCCGACTTCGATACGAACCTGCCGCGTCTCATCCTGGGCGGCACGGCCAAGTACCAGGTCTGCCCCGGCTGGCGTGTGGGCTGGTCTATTCTGGTTGACCCGATGAACGTTGCGGCGGACTGGAATCTCGGCATGGagcgcctcgcgcagctcatCTGTGGGGCCAACTCTATCTGCCAGGAAGCCATTGCGCGGACCTTGCTCGAATGCCCGGCATCCTACACCGCGGACATCGTCTCCCAGCTGGAAGTTGGCGCCAAGGTCTACAACCGCCTGCTTGAGCACGACATTGGCATCTCCTTCGACCCCCCGCAAGCTTCCATGTTCGTGATGCTCAAGGTGGACCTCAGCTACTTTAAGGATTTGAAGTCGGACACGGAATTCTacgagaagctgctggaCGAGGAGAATGTGCAGGTGCTTCCAGGCGAGATCTTTGGTATGAGCGGATTCATCCGTTCAACGATATCCCGCCCACCGGAAGTGTTAAGTGAGGCAGTCGACCGCATCATCGAGTTCTGCGAGCGCCACAAGAAGTAA